The genomic stretch GCAGAGGGGACATACTGGGACCTGCACATCCTGCAGAGACAACaaaagggagctgggagcaggtaACTGGGCAACCTCGAGTGCTGTGCAGTCATCTCTCTCCCTTTCAGGACCTGCCTACCATGGCTTccacagcttcagctgctgtttgAGATCTTGCTCACGACCCTCCAACCAGCTTGCACAGCAGGTGCAGAGGCACAGACATACActctgggaagggaaaatggTATGGCTGGGAGATGCCCAAACCATTTCgcccagtgggaaagggagggCTGGACGTTTGTGGCACTGAGATGCAGATCCTGGCCTTCAGGGACATCCTCAGACTCAGTATACATCCCAAGGGGAACTGCTCAAGTGACCAAAGTCACCACAGATTATTATGACCAGCGGCTAGAAAAGCTCAGTAGCTCCGTGCAGGAGGGTGGATGAGATCTGCTCTCTGCACTTACCTTCTTGTAGGCAGAAGTGCAATCGTGCTGGGCATAAGCGATGTGGTCGGTGCAGAAGATCTGCTCGCAGGCATCGCACTTCAGGGGGAGGAAGTCTAGGAGCAGGGATATGGCATGGGCAGAGAACATAGAgatcagcacagcccagccgCAGTCCGGGGGCCTCCCCGACTTCCCGAAGGCACAACAGTGACCCGCGGCAAAGCCAGGGCCGCACCTCTCATCCCTCAGCACGGAAACAAAAGGGCTACAGGTTCACAGCCACATCTCCAGAAATACCAAAGGCTCCTCCTCAAAACGTGCCGTCCCCGAGATCAGGAGTAGCATCCTGAATCACACCGAGTTCCCCGTGGGCTGCCGGCCTCAAACCGGTGGGAAGTGATGCTGCCACAGCCGCCACGGGGTTCGCCACCGGGATAACCGGGGTATGGACGGGCCCAAGCGGCCCCGCCGCGTGCGGCCTCCCCAGCCTACAGCACCGAGGACCGGCAGCGGGGATATCTGCCCGGGCCCTGCCCCGCTATCTCCGGGCAAGAGCCGCTGTCCACCCGGGTAGAGCCACCGGCGGAACCCCCGGTCTACCGCCACGGACAGCCAGCCCCGCCCTAGCGGGGCACCCACGGGCAgcgggaaggacagggacccCTCCGCCAAGGGCAGCACGGGCGACACGGCCCTGCCTTTAAGCCCCGTTACCGAGCGGGcgcccggcaccgccccgccgcctccccgcaGGCCGAGCTGCCCGGCCCGTGCCGCCCAGGCCCAAGCCCGCGGCCGTCTCGCCGGCGCACGAGCCGTGCCCGCCCCCCGAGCACCCCCGGCGCTCACCCAGGCGCTGGCAGGCGGGCCAGGAGCAGTGCGCGCCCAGGTCCGGGAACTCCATGGCGGCACTGCCGCCaccggcggccccgccgcgcccgctTCCGGCGGGGCGTCACGGGGCGGGAGCAGGCACAGCCCCgccccggcacagccccgccccgcggctcCGGGCggccccccgcccctccgcgtccccttcctccagcagcaccccgGGGATCCgtgggaagagcagctccagagacCTGCCCCGGCGCTGAGGGAAGGCTCAGGGCAAAGGCGGAGTCCACGAGGGCCAGCGCCAGAGCCATCCTGCCGTGCCAGGCCAGCAAGATGTGTCTCTGCCCCCAGCTTGAACTtttctctccatccttcctcccctgccccaaGGGGCACAAACCACGGATCCTGTCGTGTAACAGAGCTCCTGGCTCTATTCCAGCCACCTCGGAGTCTCCAGGTGCCATGCTACGATGCCCAGCAGAACACAGATGTGGTGCTAGAAGGGTCAGTGGTGCGGAAGGCAGGAGATGCCACGGCAGCAAGAAACTGGAGTACtgaacagggccaggagtgaATTTCATTGAttgcaaaaaaattaactccACAGCCACCCAGTAACAGAACTCAAatgagacagggaaaaaaagcaggtatCACCCAACACCCTGTTCCAGCAGTGACACAAAAGACAGTAGCAGTCTGCAGAAGGGGTCTCTTTGCACAACACCCATCTGCCCTTGTCCCCTTGCTACCCTCTGCTCCAAAGACCTCTTTCTCTTTGCTAACCCCTGAGATCCACATTTGACTGTGcaccccatccctccccccAGACAAAACCAATGaaagttaaaattatttacatttttagccatttaaaaacccaataaaataaGATTGCATATGTCCTACTGGGGATGTGGGTATTAGCAGCAGCTACAGCTAGCTCGGTACTCTGCGTGCAAAACGAAAGACAAACAGAAGACAGACCGAAATACTGCACCATTACTAGGAAGCGTTTGCTGGGGTTGGTGTTTCAATTGTGGCATAAGGCTTCTAGGAGCTagctcctccccagctgcagggccTCCTGCTCAGCCAGTGAAGGCCAGGCTCTAGAAGGATGGAAAGGATTCATTATTCCAGACATAGCACATTAACACTGATGCGTTTCCATCCCAGTCAACACAAACATCTAAAAACCCACTGCATGTTCACTCTGtgagtttttccttctttccagtgATGATGGAGAAAAAGGGGGTGCACAAATAAGACCTAAGACATAGATGCTGCTGTCATCactgcctcctcctcatctccttGCTTTGGCAGCTCAGCAAGCACGTGAGAGGAGGAAGATGGAGCAGCCTCCTGTGCCACCTGCTCTTCTCCGAGCCCCAGCTCTACATTCATTTGCTCCAGCTCCCCCTGATCCAGTAGCTCAAAGTCAtctgcttcctcctcatcctctggTGAAGCTTCTGTCTCTGTCTCCACCACTTCGCTCTCTGACAGGTGTGCTTGGAAGCTCAGTTTCTCTTCAGGCTCGGTGGGGAGGAACTCAGAGAGGGAGGGCCCTTCGCTGGCCTCTGAGGACCGCAGGAGGGCAGAGAGGGTGTTCTGCACCGCTGTGGTGATGGCAGTGGTGACGATCTCCTCGCTCAGCGTGTTAATGCAGATGCCCAagcctggggcagggacagtCTTTGGCTCTGTGTTGCCTCCTGCCGCTTGCCCACTCCCATTGAAGTGCGTATTTACAAAATGGAGAGGAGATGCGAGGCGAAGGATGGAGAGGTCAGAGTCCACGGCCTCCTTCTCTGCTGAGTCCAGCTCACAGGCAGCGTGGGCAAGCTCAGGACCCAGAGGCACACCAAACACGTCTTCATCACTCTGTGGTCCCAGGTCTCTGGAATGATATTCTTCCACGGATGGAAACTCTGCCAGGTCCTTGGAAAACGACTCCTCTGGCTCACTGTGCAGGCTCTGCTGATCCAGGTCTGAAAGGCACCAGCATTAAGGTACAGGTTCTCTCACCTTGACCTCTCACCCACCTTACCCCAGCTGACACACCACAGCTGACTTTCAGGTACCTTCCCTATCCTTGGAGCACAGCAGGAAGAGGTCTGCAGCTATTCCCTCCTGCCAGTGGCATGATTCACATGGAATGTTTCTTTTGTGATCCTGTTCTATGTGCCCTGGGCCCAGAGAGGActtcctgctccagctcatGCTCTCTGCATCTAGAGCCCCCCATTAAAACCCCCAAGGTAAGGGAAACTGTGTTTACAGCACGTCAcctgcctgctccttcccagacACCCAATTAGCCACATCCAAGTGATTACCCCCATGTTCCTCACCACTAACCAGCCCTTCTCTGAGCTACTAAGTTTGACAGGATGGGGTGCCTGACCTGTTTCACCCAGCATCACATACACGTGTGTGACTATCCTATTCAGTTATTTCTGTGGGACTTTGTGGGTGGCCTTGCTCCTTTGCTGGAGTCACAAGACAGCATTGCTTTGTGGGGCAGTAATTAGAGTCAGATGTCCACTCAGGACCAGCTTATGATCAGCCATGAAGTCAGGGCATGCtgcactgcttttccttcctcctttcaaTGCTCTTCCCATGCAAATAGCTGGGTTCTCTACCTGCCCTCCCATTTGTAAGACCCATTGTTCTGGGCCAAAACACCAAGGATAAGGGGGCAGCAAGATGTCCCATCATGTACCTTCAGAAACGTCCGTCAGCTGTGGGGTGGTAGCCCTTGAAACAGAAAAGCCCCCACTCTCCAGGATAGAAGCCTCCTCATCAGAGAGCTCAGAATCTGTGATTGACAGTGCTAGGGCAGTTTTCTTCACATCCACCTGCATGGGATGAAGGCAGAGAGACAAATTCCTGTGTGTCTAAGTACAAGTACTGCCTGTGGGCACCTCCAGACCTTCCAGGCAGAAGTCCTTGCTGGAGGGACAGTATGCCGGCAAAGTGGTCCCTGCACTGGAAGGAAGGGCAGTCTCAGCTCACTGGCCCAGAGCTTTGCCTGCTCTCAGTGAAAAACACAAAAGAGGCAGCACAAGATGGGATGAGACTGTAGGAGTCTCAGAAGGCTTTGatccttcttcctctcctgggATCACCAAGGAGAACACCCCTTTCCCTTCTGCATTCACACTGAGCGCAACGAAGCCTTCTACAAGTAGCAGTGCTATCCACATTCCTTTGGAAACAAGCTTCCCACCTCACAGCCCAGCTACATGCCCAGAGCTATGTGAAGAAAGATGCTTGGTTTGTTTCTGTGGTGCAAATATAGAAAGGTCACACACAATCTGTCTGAAAGCAGAGAACTGTGTAAGAGACACTAGAGCTGCTCAACACCCTTTTCCAGTTTTGAGGAGCCCCTGCACATTATACCAGGGGTGTTCATTTCTTCAGGAGACACTCACATTCTCTGAGCATGAAGCATAACCATCAAAGTAATTCTGAGGTCAGCAGGAGGCTGGGGCATGGCTGGCCCTGTCCTGCTACGGCGTCACCAGCTCTGTGGCACCAAATTCTCAATACCCAGATTGGAAACGATGGCCTTCATCAAACACATGCCCTTCTCCCCTTAGAATTCTGCAAAGAAGTGATTTATTGCTCTGCCGTGTGTTATTACTGTTGCTGTACTCAGACCACCCCTCGGCTCCCAAGCTGCTATAGACCAGACAAGAGGGACTGGCTCCTGCCAATCTCTTTGTGCTCTTACCACTGGGGAAAAGCCTGACAGCTCTGCTTCACTCTCACTCTCCGTCTCTGCTGTTGGCTCATCACCTGCTGCAGGCTCACTCTTCCCTTGTCGCTCTgtcagaaagagaagaaaggcttTACATGACACTGAATGGATTTTCTGCCTTTATACATCACTTTCCCTTACTTCTGCTACCCTGTGGAAGAGCACAGGGTTCCTGGAGACAAGCATAACCTGTTGCTCTCATGTGCTGTTCTCAGGATCACCTGGGAACACACAGTTGCTCTCCCCATAATCCTTAAGTTTCCACCTCATTTTCCCTATTCCTCTGCAGCCTTTCACCACACAGTGTTGGCAGACATGGTTTCCTATTGTCCTTTTTCTACAGCTCCACCCTAGGAATACAGCATCaaaaaaagccagagagaaGGTAGGTCCTTACTCTTCTTCTCATGCTTGTGGTGCAGCGTCTCTGCCTTCATACTGTAGTCCAGTTTCATCAGGACAGGCTCCAAACGTGTGTACATCCTCTGGATCAGCTCATGGTAGACCACCAGAGGCCAGAGCAGAATGCTGAGCACTGTGGACATGGAATGCAGGGAGTGTGAGAGACAGACCAAGTACAACCCAACTCTTCCTGTGGTGCAACTGAGAAAGTCTGCATCAAGGGAAACATATTTCAATGGCATGTGCTTTCCCATCTGACTGCTCAAAAATCCTCATCCATGGCTCTTCTTACTcattgcaaagctgcttgattAACCAGGTTTAACTGCCAGATCTCAGATAGAATATAGATTTATGTTAAGATGAAGTGTAGGCCCTTCTCTTCAGCCACTGCACTCCAGCCCCAACATGCAATAGAAGTCCTGAAACGAGCTTAAATGAGAATTAAAACTAATTATCACCAAAATTTTTATAAGGGTAGCAGCATAGAGCTCATATGCAGATGCGCTCACAGCAGAGCACCAGAACAGAATTATTAGGGACTCACGATGCAGTGAAAAAGGTCTATTTACCCAACATGCAGCTTTGTTAACAACACTCTCGATATGGATTTGCTCACATTACGAACTGAGAGACTGTAGctccctgcttccctggagCCTCggccagcacagcctgagctgTGGGCAACAGAGGGCACCAATGTTTTAGTCACGgctccctctcctgcctttgCAGTTGTACTGCATGCACGCACTTACAGAGACTTCCCGGAACACATTCCCTGTATATCGATTCATCACCTAGCACAGATCCCCTTGAGAAAACTACAAATCTGCTTTTACCAGCCTATCAACAGCACAGTTAGGTCATGTCTCAGCTTAAGTCAGAGAAGAGAGCTGCTTATACTCACAAATGATGTAGGAGATCATTATGCCTGGAACATAGTGTCCAACTACAGCCAGAATCAGGCAGCCTGAACAGACACTCATGCAGAactgaaggaagagagaggaacaAACAGAAGTGACAAGAGGGAGAGAAACATCTATGCAACCAATGCCAGAAACCCAGTTAGTACAAGATGAGAGATGGTCCTAACCAAGTCAGTCAGCCAGCTCTGCACCAAGTACATTCAGGTGCTGACAGTCACAACTTGGACAGCTCAGTTGGGTTAAGCTGTAAGCATTACAGGTTCAAGCACAGGATGACCAAGGTAACCCAACACCcaataaaagaaatcaaaactttATCAGACAGTTCTTTATGAAGTAAATTACATTCCTTGAGGATAGGATGGGATATTGCCAATTGCCACTTGTACATTTCTCCTGTAAAGCTCAGCACTTCAGGAGAAAACTGTCCTGTCCCGACACCTGTTACAGAGTCACCAGATGCTGTGCCACTGCTGTGCCATAAACCAACTGGCAGAAGCATTAGCAGAGCCCATGTTCCCATCCGACCAGGACCTCCATCCCCTGGAAAAAGTGAAGTACAATGGTGCAGCCCTGATGGCTTGTCTGACATTCTCCTGGGGCGAGGGGGCAAAGTGAGAATAGACAATCTGCAAACCAGGGCATGGGTTCAGATATGGACAAAATCCAGCAATTAAGAGTTCAGTTCATAATGGAGAGGGTCTGCAAAAGCTAAGGTTCCTCTATGGGCTTTGCTCCCAAAGAATTCACTCTTTATGGGCATCTTTGGACCTGGTCTTCTACTACCTGTGGCTGGGACAGAAAAGGAGTAATTAGCAGTGTTAGAAACCCACTTCTTTTGGCACACTGAACCCCAGGAAGCCTGACACAATCCTAGTGGTTGGTCTGTCCTACTTTTTGTGATGCTAAGCCAGCTCCTCTCTACAAACCCTTTCCAAACAACATACATCACAGCCATTAGAACATGTTTAATGACAAGTTTCCATGCACTCAGGAACAGCACTGTGTTTGGATTTTGCTAGCTACAATCTTGGCTAGTGAAATAGGACCATCTTAAGAATTGAACCTGTGAAAGGGCCAGAGACTGGaggcttccctttttttctccccagtccCAATCTAAGAGCTTCCTTTGCACACtaagaaatgaaattaagtACAGCAAGCCATTCACAGGAGGGGTTAAGTTCAGCTCCAGTTTACAAATACTGGAAGTCAATTACTCATTATTGAAACTTCCCATGGCACAGAATCTACAAGGAATGAACAGCAAATATTGGACAGGGATAGCAATTGTAAAAATATTGAATTTACATTCTTCCATCTCTTAAGCCACTAGTAATGGAAATAAAAGCCCCTGCACAGAAGAGTAGGTATCTCCAGCTTACCTTGGCAGGATTTTGCCTCTTGTACTGTAGCAGTTCCTGCAGGTACAGCCTGAAGGTGACCCAGCTCTCTGCCAGACAGTGGCACAGCTCAGGGACACTGAGCAGGTGAGGTTGTGCCCCTGAAGTCACCCCCTCACTAGAGACAGACAAGAGCAAGAAGACAATCTTTGAACATGGTCTGTTTTCCTGGAGTGGAGGAACAGCTGCACCAGGAAGCAGAGTTCCCTACCAAAGGCTTGACAATACTGACTGCATCTTCAACTGAACTACAGAAGATGCTTGATTTGGAGACAGTTTTTCCCCTTAATCAGGAAGAAAGTTAAGAGACACCTGAGCCAAGCAGCGGCAGATACCATGCCACAGAATCCCCATGCCACAAGCCCAAGATGCAAAGCAGTTTACTCAAAGCCACACACAGTAACTAGTTATGTGGCTCCCTCTGGCACCAAGTCCAAGGTAGCCAGAGAGTGGTGCTCAGACCTACAACCAGAGCCAAGGATGCAAGCCATGCCACCAGAGAGAGCAGCCTGCAGAAGTCAGtctcagtgatttccttctctctggagGATTCTTAAAATAGTTCAGGACAGATCCAGGGAAGAAACCTAAGAGTTCCTAACATCAGAAGTACTTGAGTTTTATTGCTACTGAAAGAACACTAGCTTTCCCCGGAGTCTCAAACAGTGGCTCCTGAGCTGATAAGCAGCTCCTAGTGCAGAAGTCACTAGCAGTGTTTCACAGCAGGGGCCATGCAATTTAttcacaacagaaaaaaaggacaggTGAGATCACCATACTAAATTAAGGCTTCCCCACTCTCCCCACTCACCAAGGAACACATCTGCGAGCTTACCTCTCTCCTCCTGGCTCCTCTGATGGCTGTGCTGTAGAGAGAACATAGCAGATTAGTCAgccaagtgaaaaataaaacctgacaTTTTTACCAGTtgaacagagcagagctgaagatGTATGATCCTTAGCTGGGGATGGACCCTGGGGACCTTCTTTGTGCTCTCATGCAAGCAGGAATCGCTGGCTTGCAGCCTGAGCTTGGAGGCTTTAGCAAAGCATGCCTGGAGActtggagcagcagagcactgaTCTCTGGGCACCCCAGCACACCTTGCAACCCAACACACACATGGCAGGACACTCATATCTGAAGTGTATCCTGGTGTTAACATGGGACTCTCCGCTCCAAGGATCatgcagcttttcctggtgtCCCACATGTCTGGGCAGTGCCATTCCCACAGCGGGTGCCAGCACTTGTCATTCACAGGGGGCTGCCAGCACAGTTTTGGAGCTGGGCAAAGCTTCAGCTTCCATCTCGGAGCTAAACATGGCACCAGGAGGTCTGAGCTGCATTTCCCACTGACCAGCCCCGTCCTTGGCAGGATGCTGTGTACAAATACCAGAGATGTCCCTGCTGTCTCCATCCTCTCCCATGGAATTAAGTAACAAATAGCAGTCTTGTGcataattttctaattttaggGCTCTTTTATATCCCCTGACAGCCTTTTGTGCCAGGCACAGATATAACTATACTCCTAAGGTCCGTCACTCTGGATAAGAGCAAGGGAAAGGCTCTCCCATTCCTCTCTGCACTGAACCCAGTGAGGATCAAATAGGGACTTAGTTCATGCAGTACTGAAGAGAGGAGCAGTGTTTCAATAGCAGAGGTCACGTATGATTATGCTCTGCTTTTAGATacattgaggaaaaaaaaattctacgaCAACTGAAATTCATGAGCCTGGTTGCTCACAGATTTGGATATCCTGGCAAGCTGACTGGTGTCTCAGGATGTACAGGGCTCAACCAAAGCTCTTCTATCAACACAGCCTTTATAAGTCTCCTGTATTTAACAATGCCCTGTTCGTGCTGTGATAGCTTGTTGAGATCTACCCTCCTGTACCAGTCCACCCACTGTCCTAGAGCTGGCAGGGGCTGATGTATCTTTGATGCTGTCTGACCAGCAGCAAACTCAGTGCATGAGGTTATAACCCTAACCCTGTCCCCCCCACTGCATGTCACCATgtaaacagaattaaaataaaggagaGTTTATTTTCAGAGACCAGGCTTATAGTCAGAAATAGGTTAAGGAAATGCAACTTGTGCAAAAAGGGGTTTGAATCCTCCTGGAGTCACCAGCCAGGCAAAAAGCCCAAGAGTAGCAATGACTCCCTCAGGGGAATGCACCGAAGAGGCAAACAACCAACCATCACTGCAATCACCCAGTGAGACTTCAGACTCCATCCAGCTCAAGCCACAGAAGAGACCAACTACTGCTTGTAGCAGCCCTGCCACTGTTCTCCCAAGACACAGGATGTTGGGCCAAGTCTGCCAgactcctcctcctgctgcaggcactgcACCAGCCGGCTAGCGCAGTGGAGCAGGAGGCCAATCACCCAGGGAGGAGGCGATTCTTTGAGAGCGTGACCCAGATTTCCAGTAATCAGGCCTGACAAGAGGAGTCAACTGCTCTCAGACTGGGCTGTCCATTCACTCTTCTGCCCAGAAACATTTGGCATGGCGGATGGGGCAGCTCACGGAGGAAGCTTGGGCTGCAAAGTGAATATTATGGATGCAGCTTCACCCCCACAGGGCAGCTGCTTCCCTCCTGCAACTGccattgctgtgttttgttaTTGTGCTCAGGAATCTAAAGCTGCTTAATCGCAGCACACAGAAATCCAGCTCTATCTCTAAGCCTCATCTATCACCTGTGCTAAATCACCAAACACATTACATCTGGCACTAGCCAGTCTGTGAGGGTTGGCTACACCAGCTGTACAGTGTATCAAACGAGGTGCTGGGATGCTCGCCACCTCTGCTGGACAGATGTGCCAGCACACAGTAAGTGGGATGGCACAGGAACCCCACTCCTCTCCGACTGGTTGCAGTCATCCCAGCCATCCAAAATACGCCAGCAGAGGGAGTGAAACAATTCTCCTCAGTTGATCCTGAAGGTTTCAGAGACACTTTGGGGAGCAGAACATTACAGCAGGCTGCAGGGTCTTCACGTGATCTCAGCTATCtggcaaaaaacaagctgtCTTTAAGATCAACAGTATGTTGCTTCCTGTAGTAGAGTAGTCTGCCTTCTGGCCACTGTAAAGCATTGGAATCTTACACTAGTTGCAAGAACAGcccaaccccaaaaaacccagagcATTTCCAACAGGAAAGGGTCCCTCAGTTAAGGCTTAACTCCAACCTGTGCTGAAATACTGTCGAGCACCAGCACAACTAAGCTGGCAAGCAGGACACCCAGAGCTGGCCTCAGATCATCAATAACTGGCTGAAATCGTTCTGTCAGCATTTCACACTGGACTGTGGATTAATACAAATCACTTGATATACACCAGACTCTTCTGAGAGATCAGACAGCCATGCAGGAGTTTAGGTTACATGTTGGTACTGACAAACTATTGCTGATGGATTCCTTGGCTCTTACAGGTTTTCAACACTTCTCCAAGAGACATTCTTCATCTGTATGTAAACTTTAGCTAGAAAGCAGGGGCCCTTTTTAAGGAGTACTAGCAttcaacagcaacaaaactttTGCTAGAGCTCTTCCACACTGCACTCTCCTGCACTGACTGAAACACAGCTGCCAAACAGCAAGGCTACAGAAAACATCCCTACTTGATACCCATTTCAGGAGAAATTGGAGATGCTTCCTAAGTCCTTAAATAATGTTTAAGTAGAACTCCATGTAGATATTGAGAAAATACCCTGCACAGGAGCTGAAAATATGCAGTCCCTTCTGAAAGGACCTAAAAAAGTCGCACAGCTTGATGCTATTAGTGTGACCCTGATCACAGTGTGTGAGTAACTGCAAAACACATGCTGAGGTTTTAGCATTCCTTCAGAAGTCATCTTAGAAGCAGTCATCTGAGACACACGTGCTGACTCTTGAAAATATGGTACTGACCCATCTCCCAGAACTCCAGAAAAGGCTTACAGGAAGCACTAAGGAGGTAAGCCACAAAGCTACAGCTCTGCTTCAGCAGGAAGTGAGAGCCAAACAAGAACCCCTAAGTGTTCAGGAGTACCAGTTCTACGGGAGGCCCCTCAGGAATGCAGAGCACCATTCCTTCCTTGTGGAAGCAAAGGAAACACGGTCCAGTGGACCATGTCAAAATCAGGGCTGTGACCTAACCAGGCACATCagaaaggtgtccctgttctctgctgtcagcagcagaaaagcaggaaggagtGAAATATGTGAAGAACACTGAGGAGAGGCACAGTCAGATGTGCACTGacttccagcagagcagatggcCTAGGACGAGCCTAACCCCTCGTGCtgcagttttgtttgcttttcttttttattcctcaTGGCTCTGCATCATATAAATAGATTTCAGTATGAATTTCCTATTTCTTCTATGACAACACAACTTTTACAGGCCAAGTACTTGCTGGAATGATTCCACC from Corvus hawaiiensis isolate bCorHaw1 chromosome 7, bCorHaw1.pri.cur, whole genome shotgun sequence encodes the following:
- the RETREG2 gene encoding reticulophagy regulator 2 isoform X1 — translated: MASGRAEEAAAAAAAEEEEEEAAAAAAARLAAALRQRLRGWEAALATAQRLLVWERPLHSLVTAAALGGALWLFSSTSLRPLFLLSMSLLGILLLEKWKPRFLFDFSAQPSEEPGGESEGVTSGAQPHLLSVPELCHCLAESWVTFRLYLQELLQYKRQNPAKFCMSVCSGCLILAVVGHYVPGIMISYIILLSILLWPLVVYHELIQRMYTRLEPVLMKLDYSMKAETLHHKHEKKKRQGKSEPAAGDEPTAETESESEAELSGFSPVVDVKKTALALSITDSELSDEEASILESGGFSVSRATTPQLTDVSEDLDQQSLHSEPEESFSKDLAEFPSVEEYHSRDLGPQSDEDVFGVPLGPELAHAACELDSAEKEAVDSDLSILRLASPLHFVNTHFNGSGQAAGGNTEPKTVPAPGLGICINTLSEEIVTTAITTAVQNTLSALLRSSEASEGPSLSEFLPTEPEEKLSFQAHLSESEVVETETEASPEDEEEADDFELLDQGELEQMNVELGLGEEQVAQEAAPSSSSHVLAELPKQGDEEEAVMTAASMS
- the RETREG2 gene encoding reticulophagy regulator 2 isoform X2, with amino-acid sequence MSLLGILLLEKWKPRFLFDFSAQPSEEPGGESEGVTSGAQPHLLSVPELCHCLAESWVTFRLYLQELLQYKRQNPAKFCMSVCSGCLILAVVGHYVPGIMISYIILLSILLWPLVVYHELIQRMYTRLEPVLMKLDYSMKAETLHHKHEKKKRQGKSEPAAGDEPTAETESESEAELSGFSPVVDVKKTALALSITDSELSDEEASILESGGFSVSRATTPQLTDVSEDLDQQSLHSEPEESFSKDLAEFPSVEEYHSRDLGPQSDEDVFGVPLGPELAHAACELDSAEKEAVDSDLSILRLASPLHFVNTHFNGSGQAAGGNTEPKTVPAPGLGICINTLSEEIVTTAITTAVQNTLSALLRSSEASEGPSLSEFLPTEPEEKLSFQAHLSESEVVETETEASPEDEEEADDFELLDQGELEQMNVELGLGEEQVAQEAAPSSSSHVLAELPKQGDEEEAVMTAASMS